The Pirellulales bacterium nucleotide sequence ATGTCGTCTTCAGTGCGGGTTATTGGTTATTTGTAACCGTCACGATGGGCTTTCCATTTGGTGGTAGTGTTTTTGAATGGACTTTTGTATATGCCAAAAGTCTCGGGGGGACAAAGCCTCTGTGTGCAGACTTCACTGGGCAGACGGCTGATTTCAAATACTACATCGGTTCAACGGGCTTTTGCGGAACGAATTATGCCGACTTGGAAGGCATCCCTTGCCGGCCCGGCACATCGGTTTCAGTAACGGCAGTTCCAGGCTCGGGCTAAATGATGATTCCCACAACCAAAAATATTTTGAGCAAACGTGCGGGCGGCATTCCTACGGATGGGCTGTGTACCGAATCGATGCTAGTCAATATCAAGTCGCTCATCAATAAACTTGCAAGCCGCGCCCTCACCGATAAGATGAAAAGCGATTGTCAAAACATGCTTACTAACTTCCCAACAACGGACACGATTATTGCCGAGATAACTGCACGGGTTAAGCAGGGGTTGGGAGTGTAAATGTTAGAACGTTGTTATTGTATCAATCTCGACCGGCGAAAAGATCGGTACGAGCAATTCCTGCAGACGCTCCCCTTGGATTGGCCCTTCCCGCAACCTGTTCGATTCCGAGCGATTGACGGTGCTAAGCTTGAGCCACCGGATTGGTTTGGAGCAACGGGTGGACGCGCCGGCGCATGGGGCTGTTATTTGTCGCATCTACGAATTTTGGAAGAGCTGATCCACGAGGGGGCGAACACCGGCCTGATTCTGGAAGACGACGTTACTTTCTGTCCGGATTTTACAAACAAAGTTCAAGAGTTTTTCTCGGCACTCCCCTCGAATTGGGAAATGGCCTATCTCGGCGGTCAATTGCTGTTTACCGGTAAGCGGCCCCCGAAGATTTTGAACAGCAACGTTGTACGAGCCTACAATATCAATCGAACGCATGCCTACGCGATCAATGGTCGCAAGTTTTTTAAGCGGATGTACAAACATCTAACGGATTGGAGCAACTGGTCGAATGGGCATCACGTTGACCACCATTTGGGCAAGTTGCATGGCCAGGATGAATCGGTTGTTTGTTGCCCGCGGCAGTGGCTAGCCGGTCAAGGGGCCGGATACAGTAACATTGCCGGTCGCGAATTCGAGCAAGATCGGTTTTGGGTTGCTCCGATTGTCGCCTCTGGAGGCAAATCGGCCCTGAATAAATTCTGGGTAGGCTCGGCCCCGCAAATCAAAGGTCCAGCTTTCGTCGCCGTGATGGGATTACATAGCAGTGGTAGTTCCGCTTTGGCGGGGATGCTGCATCATCTTGACATTCACATGGGTAATCGGCTCGGGGGTTACTATGGCAGCAACCCGGATAAGAGCTGCGGTTTCGAGGCAGACGGCTTAGCACGGCTCTGCGAGAAAGCAATC carries:
- a CDS encoding glycosyltransferase family 25 protein, which translates into the protein MLERCYCINLDRRKDRYEQFLQTLPLDWPFPQPVRFRAIDGAKLEPPDWFGATGGRAGAWGCYLSHLRILEELIHEGANTGLILEDDVTFCPDFTNKVQEFFSALPSNWEMAYLGGQLLFTGKRPPKILNSNVVRAYNINRTHAYAINGRKFFKRMYKHLTDWSNWSNGHHVDHHLGKLHGQDESVVCCPRQWLAGQGAGYSNIAGREFEQDRFWVAPIVASGGKSALNKFWVGSAPQIKGPAFVAVMGLHSSGSSALAGMLHHLDIHMGNRLGGYYGSNPDKSCGFEADGLARLCEKAIPFPSCMPAQSDEQIVDSLRKWIAPRCKEALRKKTLAGGKYPMLCRMGTHLQSVLGDLLRVISIERPIEESIESLQKREPKRNADELADHQRWLAAGRDEFLESFPKQWQLTVTYDDLIHSPGEVARNICQWLGYTPESYDAAINYIQADRRHINHAAALTPTG